One Halobaculum sp. CBA1158 DNA segment encodes these proteins:
- a CDS encoding prephenate dehydrogenase/arogenate dehydrogenase family protein, with protein MKLLVVGAGEMGRWVAHTLRPVVDRVALADTNPQTAMDAAEAVVDGRVVPLDTDESFDCVVLAVPIPVVADAVARYADNAADGAIVDVAGVMGDPLAAMATHADGEYASFHPLFAPPRGPGRIAYVPGEVGPVVEHVREGFADAGNEPFETTAAEHDDAMAKVQAGAHTAVLAYALAAGDVDERFHTPVSEPLAELARTVAAGESRVYADIREAFDGAGPVADAAAALAEADREEFDALFADARDAVDGDSRVGDGAANGDDDATADGDGPTFEE; from the coding sequence ATGAAGTTGCTCGTCGTCGGCGCGGGGGAGATGGGTCGGTGGGTCGCACACACCCTCCGCCCGGTCGTCGACCGGGTCGCGCTCGCGGACACGAACCCGCAGACGGCCATGGACGCCGCCGAGGCGGTCGTCGACGGCCGCGTCGTCCCCCTGGACACCGACGAGTCGTTCGACTGCGTCGTCCTCGCGGTCCCGATCCCGGTCGTCGCCGACGCGGTCGCCCGTTACGCCGACAACGCCGCCGACGGGGCGATCGTCGACGTGGCGGGCGTCATGGGCGACCCCCTCGCCGCGATGGCGACCCACGCCGACGGCGAGTACGCCAGTTTCCACCCGCTCTTCGCGCCGCCGCGTGGCCCCGGGCGGATCGCGTACGTCCCCGGTGAGGTCGGCCCGGTCGTCGAGCACGTCCGCGAGGGGTTCGCCGACGCCGGCAACGAGCCGTTCGAGACGACCGCCGCGGAGCACGACGACGCGATGGCGAAGGTACAGGCCGGGGCCCACACGGCCGTCCTGGCGTACGCGCTCGCCGCCGGCGACGTGGACGAGCGGTTCCACACGCCCGTCTCCGAGCCGCTGGCGGAGTTGGCTCGCACGGTCGCCGCGGGCGAGTCGCGCGTGTACGCCGACATCCGCGAGGCCTTCGACGGCGCGGGGCCGGTCGCCGACGCCGCGGCGGCGCTGGCGGAGGCCGACCGCGAGGAGTTCGACGCGCTGTTCGCCGACGCCCGCGACGCCGTCGACGGCGACTCCCGCGTCGGCGACGGCGCGGCTAACGGTGACGACGACGCGACCGCGGACGGCGACGGTCCGACTTTCGAGGAGTGA
- a CDS encoding class I SAM-dependent methyltransferase: MSVDREALRDTAKYLRNVRPVDPDEVYEYLPGQPHQAVVRTALREEAFDLGLRERDDGSFVPVDEEPVDPPGWSPSAFPDEHVETVEDLLFDRHGLDWHDGDSGDALRETIDRMKEDYYRGRRVEYDADAALAYALYHLPDFYAAVGYVLDRLADRGLLPRRLRVLDVGAGTGGPALGLHDYLPEDAVVDYHAVEPSANADVLADVLADTRRNFRTTIHRERVEDIDLTGLVDSGDAGDAGGGDDSDGSDDTTGTDDADVTGDDPAADGPFDLVLFGNVLSELDDPEATVERGLDALAADGSCLLLAPADLDTSTGMRRVERAVAPPDGDVSVYAPDLRLWPGDAPSDRGWSFEERSALAVPSFQRSLDDAATRAYDEEPGTYVNTDVKFSWAILRPDGERRHPVAASAERHHRMAESEAHVTDRVNLLCVKLSADLADGDDANPLFKVGDGSEELEHYLVLTGESVLNRDLREAPYGAVLSVENVLVLWNDDEGAYNLVCEQETVVDLVAA, from the coding sequence GTGAGCGTCGACCGCGAGGCCCTGCGCGACACGGCGAAGTACCTCCGAAACGTCCGCCCCGTCGACCCCGACGAGGTGTACGAGTACCTCCCCGGTCAGCCCCACCAGGCCGTCGTTCGCACGGCCCTCCGTGAGGAGGCGTTCGACCTCGGCCTCCGCGAGCGCGACGACGGCAGCTTCGTCCCGGTCGACGAGGAGCCGGTCGACCCGCCGGGGTGGTCGCCCTCGGCGTTCCCCGACGAGCACGTCGAGACCGTCGAGGACCTCCTGTTCGACCGACACGGACTCGACTGGCACGACGGCGACTCCGGCGACGCCCTCCGCGAGACGATCGACCGCATGAAGGAGGACTACTACCGCGGGCGGCGCGTCGAGTACGACGCCGACGCCGCGCTGGCGTACGCCCTGTATCACCTGCCGGACTTCTACGCCGCCGTCGGCTACGTCCTCGACCGGCTGGCCGACCGCGGGCTGCTCCCCCGCAGGCTCCGCGTGCTCGACGTGGGCGCGGGCACCGGCGGCCCCGCGCTCGGCCTCCACGACTACCTCCCCGAGGACGCCGTCGTCGACTACCACGCCGTCGAACCCAGCGCCAACGCCGACGTGCTCGCGGACGTGCTCGCGGACACCCGTCGGAACTTCCGAACCACGATCCACCGCGAGCGCGTCGAAGACATCGACCTGACCGGACTCGTCGACTCGGGCGACGCCGGCGACGCAGGCGGGGGCGACGATTCCGATGGGAGCGACGACACCACGGGGACCGACGACGCCGACGTCACCGGCGACGATCCCGCCGCGGACGGTCCGTTCGACCTCGTGCTGTTCGGGAACGTCCTCTCGGAACTGGACGACCCCGAGGCGACCGTCGAGCGGGGCCTCGACGCGCTCGCGGCCGACGGCTCGTGTCTCCTGCTCGCGCCCGCCGACCTCGACACCTCGACCGGGATGCGCCGCGTCGAGCGCGCGGTCGCCCCGCCCGACGGCGACGTGAGCGTCTACGCGCCCGACCTGCGGCTGTGGCCCGGCGACGCCCCAAGCGACCGCGGGTGGTCCTTCGAGGAACGCTCGGCCCTCGCGGTCCCCTCGTTCCAGCGGTCCCTCGACGACGCCGCGACCCGGGCGTACGACGAGGAGCCCGGCACCTACGTCAACACCGACGTGAAGTTCTCGTGGGCGATCCTCCGACCGGACGGCGAGCGTCGCCACCCCGTCGCCGCGAGCGCCGAGCGCCACCACCGGATGGCCGAGTCCGAGGCCCACGTCACCGACCGCGTGAACCTCCTGTGCGTGAAGCTCTCGGCCGACCTCGCCGACGGCGACGACGCCAACCCCCTGTTCAAGGTCGGCGACGGCAGCGAGGAACTGGAGCACTACCTCGTGCTCACGGGGGAGTCGGTGCTGAATCGCGACCTCCGGGAGGCACCCTACGGCGCGGTCCTTTCGGTCGAGAACGTCCTGGTCCTCTGGAACGACGACGAGGGCGCGTACAACCTCGTGTGCGAGCAGGAGACCGTCGTCGACCTCGTCGCCGCGTAG
- a CDS encoding ABC transporter permease yields the protein MARRELASLRSEKTIVLALLIQLFVAAFSSFLVVGLVSLYDPGDAAGYAVETAVAGDDAGDLARAVGETDGMDGRLYASRQAAVDAFSDGEVDAALLSTATERGTLEVRVLVPDGTVGTTLVVVRAREALRAFERLERDQRSASLESETLELPPRVGSSPYFGFTYTVLVPLLLFLPVFIAGSVTVDSLTEELERGTLELLRVAPVTMTDIVEGKLLAAAGLAPVQAALWLALLSLNGTAIAPGPSALATVTGVLALLALTVGLAALVTALGAALALLAPDRRAAQTLYSLGVLGLFGLAVLSPANPANVAARLAVGSADAGSYAAAGVVLALGAVAVAVARAGVARYGPA from the coding sequence ATCGCGAGGCGGGAGCTGGCGTCGCTGCGCTCGGAGAAGACGATCGTGCTCGCGCTGTTGATCCAGCTGTTCGTCGCGGCGTTCTCGTCGTTCCTCGTCGTCGGGCTGGTGTCGCTGTACGACCCCGGCGACGCGGCGGGGTACGCCGTCGAGACGGCCGTCGCCGGCGACGACGCGGGCGACCTCGCGCGAGCGGTCGGCGAGACCGACGGGATGGACGGCCGGCTGTACGCGAGCAGACAGGCCGCCGTCGACGCGTTCTCCGACGGCGAGGTCGACGCGGCGCTGCTGTCGACGGCGACCGAGCGGGGGACGCTCGAGGTCCGGGTGCTCGTCCCCGACGGCACCGTCGGGACGACGCTCGTGGTGGTCCGCGCACGCGAGGCGTTGCGGGCGTTCGAGCGCCTGGAGCGCGACCAGCGCTCGGCCAGCCTGGAGTCGGAGACGCTCGAACTGCCGCCCCGGGTCGGCTCCTCGCCGTACTTCGGGTTCACCTACACGGTGCTCGTGCCGCTGTTGCTGTTCCTCCCCGTGTTCATCGCCGGGTCGGTGACGGTCGACTCGCTCACCGAGGAACTGGAGCGCGGCACGCTCGAACTGCTCCGGGTCGCCCCCGTCACGATGACCGACATCGTCGAGGGGAAACTGCTCGCTGCCGCGGGGCTCGCGCCCGTCCAGGCGGCGCTGTGGCTGGCGCTGTTGTCGCTCAACGGCACCGCGATCGCGCCGGGGCCGAGCGCGCTCGCGACGGTGACAGGCGTGCTCGCGCTGCTGGCGCTGACGGTCGGACTCGCGGCGCTAGTGACGGCGCTTGGAGCCGCGCTGGCGCTGCTCGCGCCGGATAGGCGGGCCGCACAGACGCTGTACTCGCTGGGCGTCCTGGGGCTGTTCGGCCTCGCCGTGCTGTCGCCGGCGAACCCCGCGAACGTCGCCGCGCGCCTGGCCGTCGGGAGCGCCGACGCCGGGTCGTACGCGGCCGCGGGGGTCGTCCTCGCGCTCGGCGCGGTCGCCGTGGCGGTCGCGCGCGCCGGCGTCGCCCGGTACGGCCCGGCCTGA